CGGCGATCACGCCAAGGCCGGTATCGGTCTGCGCATCTCGACCGGGTGCGTGATCGGCGCGGGCGCGAATGTCTTCGACACCATGCCACCCAAGGCGGTGGCGCCGTTCTCCTGGGGCGCGCGTGCGCCCTATGCGACGTTCGACGTGGATAAGTTCATCGACACGGCATCGCGCATGATGGCGCGCCGTGACGTGGCGCTGGAGGCACCGTCCGCTGCGTGGTGGCATCACATCCACGCCATGGCCACCGCCGATCCCCGCTGGCCCAGAAGCTGACACGGGTGCATCCTTCGGGGATGATTCGGGTCACGGTCCTCGGCAGCGGCAGTCGCGGCAACGCCATTCTCATCGACGGAAGCGCCGGCACGGTACTGGTGGACGCAGGCTTCAGCGCCCGCGCGCTCGCGCAACGTCTGCAGGCCGCCCAACGGCAACCCGAATCGATCGACGCGCTGCTGCTCACGCACGAGCACGTCGACCATGCGTGTGGGGCCGCGGTGAGTTCGTCGCGTTGGCAGTGGCCGGTGCTGGCATCACAGCGCACGCTGACGGCACTGGAGGACATGGCTGGCGGTGCCCCCACCCTGACGCAGGCGCTGGCGAGTGAGGCACCCACGGCGGTGGCCGGCTTCTCCATCGAACATCACCACCTGCCACATGACGCGGCCGATTGCCGCGCGTTGGTGCTCACCGACACGCAGAGTGGCGCACGCGTGGGCGTGGTGCTCGATGCCGGACACGTACCCGAAACACTGCCGGCGTTTCTGGCGCGTCTCGATCTACTAGTGCTCGAATCCAATCACGACACCACGATGCTGGCGAACGGCCCCTACCCGCGTGCGCTCAAGGCGCGCATCCGCGGAGGCAGCGGGCATCTGTCCAACACCACGTCCGCCGCACTCGCCGCGGAGTGTGCCCATCGTGGTCTGCGTGGCGTGCTGCTGGCCCACCTCTCGGAAACGAACAATACGCCGGCCATTGCGGTCGCCACGGCGCGTGATGTGTTGCGTCGATGCGGATGGCACGGCGACGCGCTGTGGGCCTGTCCGCAACGCGAGCCCATGACACCGGTGGACCTCGATTCGGCGCGTCCCTCGTGGCACGGCGGCCCTCGAGTCACGCAGTTGGCGTTGTTTTAGGCACGCGGGAACTGGCTCTGGGCCGTTGTCTCGCCACCTCCATCCTGAACAGCTCCCTCCTGCTTTCTCTCCCGTTGTCTCGC
The nucleotide sequence above comes from Gemmatimonas aurantiaca. Encoded proteins:
- a CDS encoding MBL fold metallo-hydrolase, which translates into the protein MIRVTVLGSGSRGNAILIDGSAGTVLVDAGFSARALAQRLQAAQRQPESIDALLLTHEHVDHACGAAVSSSRWQWPVLASQRTLTALEDMAGGAPTLTQALASEAPTAVAGFSIEHHHLPHDAADCRALVLTDTQSGARVGVVLDAGHVPETLPAFLARLDLLVLESNHDTTMLANGPYPRALKARIRGGSGHLSNTTSAALAAECAHRGLRGVLLAHLSETNNTPAIAVATARDVLRRCGWHGDALWACPQREPMTPVDLDSARPSWHGGPRVTQLALF